The following proteins are co-located in the Blastopirellula marina genome:
- the tsaE gene encoding tRNA (adenosine(37)-N6)-threonylcarbamoyltransferase complex ATPase subunit type 1 TsaE, translated as MSTITWEATSEQETQKLGEVLAGIIPPGTVVSLNGTLGAGKTRLVKAMASALGIPAEDVISPTFVIMQRYFGGKTLYHFDVYRIKDDDEFLELGPEEYFDSDGITLLEWADRVANCLPRDHLRVDIEVLGETCRQFTVTSVGKQLETVPTQIQDAIQKT; from the coding sequence ATGAGCACAATTACCTGGGAAGCAACCAGCGAACAAGAGACCCAAAAACTGGGGGAAGTCCTGGCAGGTATCATTCCGCCAGGGACGGTCGTATCGTTGAACGGAACGCTAGGTGCAGGCAAGACACGCTTGGTGAAAGCGATGGCCAGTGCCTTGGGTATTCCGGCAGAAGACGTCATTAGCCCGACCTTTGTGATCATGCAGCGGTATTTTGGCGGCAAAACACTCTACCACTTCGACGTTTATCGCATCAAAGATGATGACGAGTTTTTAGAACTTGGCCCGGAAGAGTATTTCGACTCTGACGGAATCACGCTATTGGAATGGGCTGATCGCGTCGCCAATTGTTTGCCACGCGATCACCTTCGCGTCGACATCGAAGTCTTGGGGGAAACCTGCCGCCAATTCACCGTCACTTCGGTTGGCAAGCAATTGGAAACGGTACCCACCCAAATCCAAGACGCGATCCAGAAAACTTGA
- a CDS encoding thiamine-phosphate kinase produces the protein MEQAFLQFLANQKQTLPTDGLGIGDDAAVLAWPADSKLVVCTDLISDETDFHLAEVTPQQIGRKALAINLSDIAAMACQPVGALLTLLLPGGEASLELAQGIYQGAAKLGEQFNCPIIGGDTNSWPGKVAVSITVLGRCPFAKPLLRQGAQPGDAIFVTGSLGGSILGHHLDFIPRVDEALALTQTCGLTAGMDISDGISIDLPRLCKQSSVGAEIDVRQLPLTAAAQQLSQKSGKPVWWHGLNDGEDFELLFTVPAADADQLLAQWTNATPITRIGTIRPERELTMLGDDGTRQPLLPEGFSH, from the coding sequence ATGGAGCAAGCGTTCCTTCAATTTCTTGCCAATCAGAAACAGACTTTGCCGACCGATGGCCTGGGGATCGGTGACGATGCAGCCGTGCTTGCTTGGCCAGCCGATTCCAAGCTGGTTGTCTGCACTGATCTTATTTCCGACGAGACAGATTTTCATCTCGCTGAGGTCACGCCACAGCAGATCGGCCGTAAGGCCCTGGCGATCAATCTGAGCGACATCGCGGCGATGGCCTGCCAACCTGTCGGCGCGCTACTAACACTGCTTCTGCCAGGTGGTGAGGCTTCGCTCGAGCTCGCTCAGGGCATCTACCAAGGCGCAGCCAAACTCGGCGAGCAGTTCAATTGCCCGATCATTGGGGGTGATACCAATAGCTGGCCCGGCAAAGTGGCGGTCAGTATTACCGTCCTAGGCCGATGTCCCTTCGCTAAACCGTTGCTGCGGCAAGGAGCCCAGCCAGGGGACGCGATATTTGTGACCGGCAGCCTAGGAGGAAGCATCCTGGGGCATCACCTTGACTTCATACCCCGCGTTGACGAGGCCCTCGCCCTGACACAAACTTGCGGTCTGACCGCAGGCATGGACATCAGTGATGGCATTTCAATCGACCTGCCTCGACTATGCAAGCAGAGTAGTGTGGGAGCCGAAATCGATGTTCGCCAACTCCCACTGACTGCGGCGGCGCAGCAATTAAGCCAGAAGTCCGGGAAACCGGTCTGGTGGCACGGTCTTAACGATGGGGAAGACTTTGAGTTATTGTTTACTGTTCCGGCAGCTGATGCCGACCAACTGCTGGCCCAGTGGACGAACGCGACACCAATTACGAGAATTGGCACAATTCGCCCTGAGCGCGAGCTAACTATGCTCGGTGACGATGGCACACGGCAGCCGCTTTTGCCGGAAGGTTTCTCTCACTAA
- a CDS encoding trypsin-like peptidase domain-containing protein — MRSPSLSILALRLCWLWLVMTMCFCTAIPGSTATASELRMTPIVKAVQSVKDSIVNIHGHKTVSTVSAVGGDTPRQVNGMGTGVVIDHRGFIVTNHHVVDGVRRIQVTFSNGETMIARLIAHDLTTDLAVIKVDASKDLPCINIGRSTDLMPGETVIAVGNAYGYENSVTRGIISALHRSVQVTENQKYDDLIQTDASINPGNSGGPLLNIDGQMIGINVAVRVGAQGIGFAIPVDTVMEISARMMSTERMSDQFHGIRGKTVYEGETPIFKITGIEKDSPADAAGLRIGDTLTSIGTQKIERQLDVELALLNRSLGEEISLEVDRTDELGKQLALVTKSLSGATNVSDLAWRTMGVRVKSMPEQEFAQLASRYRGGLQVVAVRAGSPAETEGIQIGDILVGMHDWETISYENLDYILKNKSVTQRGAIRFYILRERDTLYGDISLAATQQITQR; from the coding sequence ATGCGTTCACCCTCCTTGAGTATCCTCGCCCTTCGTCTTTGCTGGCTTTGGCTTGTGATGACGATGTGCTTCTGTACTGCCATCCCTGGCAGTACGGCTACGGCATCCGAACTCCGTATGACACCAATTGTCAAAGCGGTTCAGTCGGTGAAGGACTCCATCGTCAACATCCACGGTCACAAGACGGTCTCCACCGTTAGTGCTGTTGGAGGCGATACGCCCCGTCAAGTTAATGGCATGGGAACCGGCGTGGTCATCGACCATCGCGGCTTCATTGTCACAAACCATCATGTGGTCGACGGCGTTCGCCGTATCCAGGTAACATTCTCCAACGGCGAGACGATGATCGCTCGCCTGATCGCCCACGACCTGACGACTGACTTGGCCGTCATCAAAGTCGATGCCAGCAAAGATCTGCCATGCATCAACATTGGTCGCTCGACCGACCTTATGCCAGGCGAAACAGTAATCGCTGTTGGAAATGCCTATGGCTATGAGAACTCAGTAACTCGCGGCATCATCAGTGCCTTGCATCGCAGCGTTCAGGTGACCGAAAACCAGAAGTATGATGATCTGATCCAAACCGATGCCAGCATCAACCCAGGCAATTCTGGGGGCCCATTGCTGAACATCGATGGTCAGATGATTGGTATCAATGTGGCGGTTCGCGTTGGTGCTCAGGGCATCGGCTTCGCCATTCCGGTTGATACGGTGATGGAGATCTCGGCTCGCATGATGTCAACGGAGCGAATGAGCGATCAGTTTCACGGCATTCGCGGCAAAACCGTCTACGAAGGTGAGACGCCGATCTTTAAGATCACTGGCATCGAGAAAGACAGCCCCGCAGACGCCGCCGGCCTACGAATTGGCGATACTCTCACCTCAATCGGCACTCAGAAGATCGAACGTCAACTCGACGTTGAATTGGCTCTGCTAAATCGATCGCTCGGGGAAGAGATTTCGCTGGAAGTCGATCGCACAGACGAACTCGGCAAACAGCTTGCTCTAGTCACTAAGAGCCTTAGCGGAGCGACCAACGTTTCAGACCTGGCCTGGCGAACGATGGGCGTGCGTGTCAAGTCGATGCCAGAACAAGAATTCGCTCAACTGGCCAGCCGCTACCGTGGTGGCCTGCAAGTGGTCGCCGTTCGTGCTGGCAGCCCGGCCGAAACCGAAGGCATCCAGATCGGCGACATCCTGGTCGGGATGCACGACTGGGAAACGATCTCGTATGAGAATCTTGACTATATCCTCAAGAACAAGTCGGTCACCCAGCGTGGTGCAATTCGCTTCTACATCTTGCGAGAACGCGACACGCTTTACGGCGACATCAGCTTAGCCGCGACCCAACAGATTACACAACGATAA
- a CDS encoding 3-ketoacyl-ACP reductase, translating into MSKRVAIVTGSSRGIGRAIAETLAADGFCVTVNYNSSPDAANEVVSQIERAGGEAIAVQGNVGSPEGRAALMDATLGRWNRLDLLVNNAGITSPGRLDILEATPENWDLVLDTNLKGPFFLSQAAANAMLAQIEAGTIPAGKIINLSSLSSYASSPNRGDYCVAKAGLAMMTQLFADRLGKENIQVFEVCPGVIATDMTGPVKEKYDKQIEAGLTPIHRWGQPEDVAKAVSAICADYFPFSTGERFNVDGGFHLRRL; encoded by the coding sequence ATGTCGAAACGTGTCGCCATTGTCACTGGCAGTTCCCGAGGTATTGGCCGAGCGATCGCCGAGACGCTAGCAGCAGACGGATTCTGTGTGACGGTCAATTACAACTCCAGCCCTGATGCTGCCAACGAGGTCGTTTCGCAAATCGAAAGGGCAGGGGGCGAAGCAATCGCAGTCCAAGGGAACGTCGGTTCACCTGAAGGACGTGCCGCGTTGATGGACGCCACACTCGGCAGGTGGAATCGCTTGGACTTGCTGGTTAACAATGCTGGGATCACTTCACCTGGCCGACTCGACATCCTGGAAGCGACGCCTGAGAACTGGGACCTGGTTCTCGATACTAACTTGAAGGGACCATTCTTTCTGTCGCAAGCGGCGGCGAACGCGATGCTAGCCCAGATCGAAGCAGGCACGATCCCGGCTGGAAAGATCATCAATCTTTCGTCCCTGTCTTCTTACGCCAGCTCGCCCAATCGCGGCGATTACTGCGTGGCGAAGGCAGGCCTGGCGATGATGACCCAGTTGTTCGCCGACCGTCTCGGAAAAGAAAACATCCAGGTCTTCGAGGTCTGCCCGGGCGTGATCGCTACTGACATGACCGGTCCGGTGAAAGAGAAGTACGACAAGCAAATCGAAGCTGGCCTCACGCCAATTCATCGTTGGGGTCAACCGGAGGACGTCGCCAAGGCAGTCTCGGCCATCTGCGCTGACTACTTTCCGTTCAGCACGGGGGAACGCTTCAATGTCGATGGTGGGTTTCATCTTCGTCGTCTGTAA
- a CDS encoding metallophosphoesterase family protein, with translation MSHDSSSLARRRFLQAGGAFAAAGLVNWGAATARSDDPMATPSFRFVHLTDIHTQPELGGAEGWRQCVERVNQLDPQPDFVITGGDLIMDALVPDADRIDLEWKLFDEGAKELAVPVHHTIGNHDIGGWSPKSKLSTGDARFGKDLFADHYGRGATYRSFDHKGWHFVILDSIGKADANEPGSGYFGVIDEAQLDWLRGDMEKTGRETPTVIVTHIPFFTTVFQTMSGPQTVIGNGSLITNANEVRKLLEPYNVQLVLSGHGHNRERIDIRGVTYLQSGAVSGGWWRGRLFDEPECFVVIDCQANRLDFGYHDYGWKARKA, from the coding sequence ATGTCCCATGACTCATCTTCCCTAGCCCGTCGTCGATTCTTGCAAGCGGGTGGTGCGTTCGCAGCGGCGGGCCTGGTGAATTGGGGTGCAGCTACCGCGCGGTCGGACGATCCGATGGCGACGCCCAGCTTTCGGTTTGTGCATTTGACGGACATTCACACCCAGCCAGAACTGGGTGGCGCAGAAGGTTGGCGGCAGTGTGTCGAGAGGGTAAATCAGTTGGATCCCCAGCCAGACTTCGTGATCACTGGTGGCGACTTGATCATGGACGCTTTGGTGCCGGATGCGGATCGGATTGATTTGGAATGGAAATTATTCGACGAAGGAGCGAAAGAGCTCGCTGTTCCCGTGCATCACACCATCGGCAATCACGATATCGGTGGCTGGAGTCCGAAGTCGAAGCTTTCGACCGGTGACGCCCGCTTCGGCAAAGATCTATTCGCCGATCACTATGGCCGAGGGGCAACCTACCGCAGCTTCGACCATAAAGGATGGCACTTCGTGATTCTCGATTCGATTGGGAAGGCGGATGCCAACGAGCCCGGCAGCGGATACTTCGGTGTGATCGACGAAGCGCAGCTCGATTGGCTCCGCGGCGATATGGAGAAGACAGGCCGCGAAACGCCAACGGTTATTGTGACCCACATTCCGTTTTTCACGACCGTCTTTCAGACCATGTCTGGTCCGCAGACGGTTATTGGCAATGGAAGTCTGATCACCAACGCGAACGAGGTTCGGAAGCTGTTGGAGCCTTACAACGTGCAGCTCGTCCTTTCCGGCCACGGCCATAACCGGGAACGAATCGACATCCGTGGCGTCACTTATCTGCAATCTGGTGCAGTCAGTGGTGGCTGGTGGCGTGGTCGTCTGTTCGACGAGCCAGAGTGTTTTGTGGTGATCGACTGTCAGGCAAACAGGCTTGATTTCGGTTACCATGACTATGGTTGGAAAGCCCGAAAAGCATAA
- the fliG gene encoding flagellar motor switch protein FliG produces MSPTSRAMAKPRDPSQHFSNPALRKAAIILMSLPEDEAAQLMGKLSPKQVEAVCIEIAQLDNLSGPEQEAAILAFAEQNPNQLGGGGGGIGLAKSLVTKALGKNAGETLDNVRQSVESVPFGFLRKVDSQNLLTFIVDEHPQTIALILSHLPASYGAELIAGLPAERQLSVIRRIANMGQTNPEVIREVERGLESRMASVMSQSFENAGGVPSVAEILNVTDRTTGKALLENLAQEDPDLVEEIRRLMFVFDDIQKLMDKDIQAVLKNVETSQWAMALKGASQDLRDKIVGNMSKRAGEMLLEEMDFLGSVKLSEVEAVQQQIVDIVRRLEDAGEIQLTASDEEEMMIQ; encoded by the coding sequence ATGTCGCCGACTAGCCGAGCCATGGCCAAACCACGCGATCCCAGCCAACACTTCTCGAATCCAGCCTTACGGAAGGCGGCCATCATCTTGATGTCCCTTCCCGAGGATGAAGCTGCCCAGTTGATGGGCAAGCTTTCCCCCAAGCAGGTCGAAGCGGTCTGTATCGAGATCGCCCAGCTCGACAATCTCAGCGGCCCCGAGCAAGAAGCAGCCATTCTCGCGTTCGCCGAACAAAACCCCAATCAGCTTGGCGGGGGTGGCGGTGGTATCGGACTGGCGAAATCGCTGGTCACCAAAGCGCTTGGCAAGAATGCGGGCGAAACACTCGACAACGTTCGCCAATCGGTCGAATCAGTTCCCTTCGGTTTTCTGCGGAAGGTCGATAGTCAGAATCTTTTGACCTTTATTGTTGATGAACATCCGCAGACGATTGCCTTGATCCTATCCCACTTGCCGGCCTCATACGGGGCGGAGCTGATTGCCGGGTTGCCAGCCGAGCGACAGCTATCCGTGATCCGCCGTATCGCCAACATGGGTCAAACTAACCCGGAAGTGATCCGCGAGGTCGAACGTGGCCTCGAATCGCGGATGGCCAGCGTGATGAGCCAATCGTTCGAGAATGCGGGCGGTGTGCCTAGTGTGGCTGAAATCTTGAACGTCACCGACCGAACCACCGGCAAGGCCTTGCTTGAGAACCTGGCCCAGGAAGACCCCGACCTAGTCGAAGAAATCCGCCGCTTGATGTTCGTGTTCGACGACATCCAAAAGCTGATGGACAAAGACATTCAAGCCGTGCTCAAGAACGTCGAGACCTCGCAATGGGCCATGGCTCTCAAGGGTGCCAGCCAAGATCTGCGCGACAAGATCGTCGGCAACATGTCCAAACGGGCCGGCGAAATGTTACTGGAAGAAATGGACTTCCTCGGCTCGGTCAAGCTATCGGAAGTCGAAGCGGTGCAACAACAAATCGTCGATATCGTCCGCCGCCTGGAAGACGCCGGCGAAATCCAGCTTACGGCATCGGACGAAGAAGAGATGATGATTCAGTAA
- a CDS encoding chemotaxis protein CheX gives MQVEYINPFIRSTTNTFDTMLGCPIKRDKLCMADQVKEKYEVSGVIGLSGRAQGSVIVSLSHEVAIQAAAAMLMMDPSEFDGLSDDVIDAVGEIANMVAGSAKAELEEYNLSISLPNVVVGHPPDIRFPSEVKPIVVTFSCPWGPMALKVGFTPLPVLA, from the coding sequence ATGCAGGTCGAATACATCAACCCGTTCATCCGTTCTACGACCAACACATTCGATACAATGTTGGGCTGTCCGATTAAACGTGACAAGCTTTGCATGGCCGATCAGGTCAAAGAAAAGTACGAAGTGAGCGGTGTCATCGGACTGTCTGGCCGTGCTCAAGGCTCGGTCATCGTGAGCCTTTCTCACGAAGTCGCCATCCAAGCGGCGGCTGCCATGCTGATGATGGATCCCAGCGAGTTCGACGGCCTGTCTGACGACGTGATCGATGCCGTCGGTGAAATCGCCAACATGGTCGCTGGTTCCGCCAAAGCCGAGCTGGAAGAATACAATCTCTCGATCAGCCTACCGAACGTCGTTGTCGGTCACCCTCCAGACATTCGCTTCCCTTCGGAAGTGAAGCCCATCGTGGTTACCTTCAGCTGCCCATGGGGCCCAATGGCTCTGAAAGTCGGCTTCACGCCACTTCCCGTGCTGGCTTAA
- a CDS encoding 6-pyruvoyl trahydropterin synthase family protein, with protein MPKRHWVRLTKDHLVFSAGHFITFGGNICERIHGHNYRVEVELHGPLDENHYVVDFIALRDSLQAIVNGLDHRMLLPTKHPSIRVHLDEKEVTASFEDRRWVFPREECILLDIPNTTTELLAEWIGERLLEALDERLRWKPEAMKVGVDENHGQWGYCEFS; from the coding sequence ATGCCTAAACGCCATTGGGTCCGCCTGACCAAGGACCATCTCGTCTTCAGTGCCGGACACTTCATCACGTTCGGTGGAAACATTTGCGAGAGAATCCATGGTCACAATTACCGGGTCGAAGTCGAACTGCATGGCCCTTTGGACGAAAATCACTACGTGGTTGATTTCATCGCCCTACGGGACTCCCTACAAGCGATCGTTAATGGACTCGATCATCGGATGCTGCTCCCCACAAAGCACCCTAGCATCCGAGTGCATCTGGATGAAAAGGAAGTCACTGCCTCTTTCGAAGACCGCCGCTGGGTCTTCCCACGGGAAGAATGCATCTTGCTGGACATCCCGAATACGACGACCGAATTACTGGCCGAGTGGATCGGCGAGCGTCTTTTAGAGGCCTTAGACGAGCGACTTCGGTGGAAACCCGAAGCAATGAAAGTCGGTGTTGACGAAAATCATGGTCAGTGGGGTTATTGCGAATTTTCGTAG
- a CDS encoding triphosphoribosyl-dephospho-CoA synthase: protein MSGAGDLSLGQLATLACTLEVCAPKPGNVHRSADFEDVTLQDFLASAIAIGPVFDQAATLSLGQLVLEGVQATAQVCHTNTNLGMLLLFAPLAKASVETDMQANVKLVIEESTSDDAKAIYEAIRLAQPGGLQNADQHDVAGQAPAHILNAMQLASERDFIARQYASGFSDLFDTVLPLLTEPTRTSLSLSHRIVHAHVSLMATFPDTLIARKNGEELAMQSSTIARRVLDAGQPFDEDYLQQLSNLDFWLRCNGHKRNPGTTADMIAAGLLVCLRQKSIVAPFV from the coding sequence ATGAGCGGAGCAGGGGATCTCTCGCTCGGCCAATTGGCAACATTGGCCTGTACGCTGGAAGTCTGTGCCCCGAAGCCTGGCAACGTGCATCGCAGCGCCGATTTCGAGGACGTAACGTTACAAGATTTTCTCGCCAGCGCGATTGCGATCGGTCCGGTCTTCGATCAAGCAGCCACCTTGTCGCTTGGCCAGTTGGTCCTTGAAGGTGTTCAAGCCACGGCCCAGGTTTGCCATACGAATACCAACCTCGGCATGCTACTACTGTTTGCGCCGCTGGCGAAAGCTTCTGTCGAAACCGATATGCAAGCAAACGTCAAACTGGTGATTGAAGAATCGACTTCCGATGACGCGAAAGCAATTTACGAGGCAATCCGCTTGGCGCAACCAGGTGGCCTCCAAAATGCTGACCAGCACGATGTCGCTGGCCAAGCTCCTGCTCATATCTTGAACGCGATGCAGTTAGCGTCCGAACGAGACTTCATCGCTCGGCAATATGCCTCGGGTTTCTCTGACTTATTCGACACAGTGCTGCCGCTGCTAACCGAGCCGACCAGGACGTCGCTAAGCTTGAGCCATCGGATCGTTCACGCCCATGTTTCGCTCATGGCAACCTTTCCTGATACGCTGATCGCGCGTAAAAATGGAGAGGAACTGGCAATGCAAAGCAGCACAATTGCCAGGCGCGTCCTCGACGCCGGTCAGCCCTTCGACGAAGACTACCTCCAACAATTGTCCAACCTCGACTTCTGGTTGCGTTGCAATGGGCATAAGCGTAACCCCGGGACGACGGCAGACATGATCGCCGCCGGCCTGCTGGTTTGCTTGCGACAGAAGTCAATCGTCGCCCCGTTTGTTTAA
- a CDS encoding alpha/beta fold hydrolase encodes MTPSADWRKLYPFSSNYLTLPEARYHYVDEGNGEPLLMVHGNPTWSFYWRNIINAFRDEHRTIAVDHVGCGLSDKPQNYEYRLSRHVENLVTLIDTLNLRDITLLVHDWGGAIGLGAAVARPDRFKRLVLFNTAAFPPPYCPLRIRACRIPLLGPWMVRQFNAFARPALTMATEKPDRFTPEVCAGLIAPYDNYHNRIATARFVQDIPLSRSHPTYAVLKDIEQKLPTLSHLPIQLIWGGKDWCFRLECLERFQQIWPDAKATIFDDAGHYVVEDAIERIEPLLRDFLKTEPTPATVGSPQ; translated from the coding sequence ATGACACCGTCGGCCGACTGGCGCAAGCTGTACCCCTTTTCGTCGAACTATCTGACCTTGCCCGAGGCGCGGTATCACTACGTCGACGAGGGAAATGGCGAGCCGTTGTTAATGGTACATGGCAACCCGACATGGTCGTTCTATTGGCGAAACATTATTAACGCCTTCCGAGACGAACACCGTACGATCGCGGTCGATCACGTCGGGTGCGGGCTCAGTGATAAGCCTCAGAATTACGAATATCGACTTTCTCGACACGTCGAAAATCTGGTCACTCTGATCGATACACTAAACCTCCGTGACATCACCTTGCTGGTGCATGACTGGGGCGGGGCAATTGGCCTGGGGGCAGCTGTGGCCCGACCAGATCGCTTTAAGCGGTTGGTTCTGTTCAACACGGCCGCATTTCCCCCACCTTACTGTCCGCTGCGAATTCGAGCGTGTCGAATTCCGCTACTCGGCCCTTGGATGGTACGTCAATTCAATGCCTTTGCTCGGCCAGCATTAACAATGGCCACCGAGAAGCCTGATCGCTTCACGCCGGAAGTTTGTGCCGGCCTGATCGCTCCTTACGATAATTACCACAATCGCATTGCAACGGCTCGCTTCGTGCAAGATATCCCGCTCTCACGCAGTCATCCAACCTACGCGGTCTTAAAAGATATCGAGCAAAAACTGCCGACATTGTCGCATCTCCCAATTCAACTGATCTGGGGCGGCAAAGATTGGTGCTTCCGACTCGAGTGCCTAGAGCGTTTCCAACAGATTTGGCCTGATGCCAAAGCAACTATCTTCGACGATGCCGGTCACTACGTGGTGGAAGATGCCATCGAGCGAATCGAACCACTGCTTCGCGACTTTCTGAAAACTGAGCCGACGCCCGCAACCGTAGGGTCGCCGCAATGA
- a CDS encoding PEP-CTERM sorting domain-containing protein encodes MKWNLLILATSLAMLVFLEGPSQAAILLYDDFDPGIDSGTFESVQNGAALGDGLGGFLSGNALHFGTVDGLDREATTNMLDLTTGGSISFDFRGGNEVVDGETYWENSEGVNEWVRLYYTTDGGLNFTELELLSTQMDLGERPTVWNHFDLAIPLGAQTSTTQFMFQQGASNGMGFDLWAIDNLMVTNNVATVPEPSTFALLGLGASLVGVGATRRRTNKSGDK; translated from the coding sequence ATGAAATGGAATCTTCTGATATTGGCGACCAGCTTGGCCATGTTGGTCTTTCTTGAAGGACCATCGCAAGCGGCGATTCTGCTTTATGATGACTTCGATCCTGGTATCGACTCAGGAACGTTCGAATCAGTGCAAAACGGTGCCGCGCTGGGGGATGGCCTCGGAGGTTTTCTATCTGGCAATGCTTTGCATTTTGGCACGGTCGATGGTCTGGATCGCGAAGCCACGACGAATATGCTTGACCTCACGACCGGCGGATCGATCTCGTTTGACTTTCGCGGGGGAAACGAAGTCGTCGATGGTGAGACGTATTGGGAGAACAGCGAAGGTGTTAATGAGTGGGTTCGTTTGTATTACACGACCGATGGTGGTTTGAACTTCACGGAACTAGAACTGTTAAGTACGCAGATGGATCTCGGCGAACGTCCTACGGTTTGGAATCATTTTGATCTGGCGATTCCACTCGGGGCACAAACTTCCACAACGCAGTTTATGTTCCAACAAGGAGCAAGTAATGGCATGGGGTTTGACCTGTGGGCCATCGACAACCTCATGGTGACCAACAACGTTGCCACGGTTCCCGAACCATCCACGTTCGCACTTCTCGGTCTTGGCGCAAGCTTAGTTGGTGTTGGCGCAACGCGTCGTCGAACGAACAAGAGTGGCGACAAGTGA
- a CDS encoding zinc-dependent peptidase, protein MIFKWLKNRRRRRIREEAFPTTWLEILEGNVAFYHFLTETQQKKLRADIQVFVAEKNWEGCGGLTMTDEVRVTVAALACILTLSFKDNYYDLVQSVLVYPDAYVAPNQTITKGGIVFEGESNREGEAWYRGPVILSWADAQAGARGESGGHNLVFHEFAHQLDMQNGRDVDGTPVLPSTERYQQWGQVIPREFQQLQMQCSHGMPTLLDCYGATNISEFFAVATECFFVQPRAMQQHHAELYQQFRNFYQQDPANWR, encoded by the coding sequence ATGATCTTCAAGTGGTTGAAAAACCGGCGAAGACGCCGAATTCGGGAAGAAGCGTTTCCTACAACGTGGCTCGAAATCCTCGAAGGGAATGTGGCGTTCTATCACTTTCTGACAGAGACGCAACAGAAGAAGCTGCGCGCCGATATCCAGGTCTTTGTTGCTGAAAAAAACTGGGAGGGATGTGGTGGCTTGACGATGACCGACGAGGTCCGCGTCACGGTAGCAGCCCTCGCTTGTATCTTGACGTTATCTTTTAAAGACAACTATTACGACCTGGTTCAATCGGTCCTTGTATATCCCGATGCGTATGTCGCTCCAAACCAAACGATCACCAAAGGTGGGATCGTTTTTGAAGGAGAATCAAATCGAGAAGGAGAGGCTTGGTATCGCGGTCCTGTGATTCTTTCCTGGGCCGATGCCCAAGCAGGTGCTCGTGGCGAATCAGGGGGACATAACCTTGTGTTCCATGAATTTGCTCACCAACTCGACATGCAAAACGGCCGCGATGTCGATGGAACGCCCGTGCTGCCGAGTACCGAGCGTTACCAACAATGGGGACAGGTTATCCCCCGTGAATTCCAGCAATTGCAGATGCAATGCAGTCATGGAATGCCAACACTGTTGGACTGCTACGGAGCCACGAATATTAGCGAGTTCTTCGCGGTTGCGACTGAGTGTTTCTTTGTCCAGCCGCGAGCGATGCAACAGCACCATGCGGAGCTCTATCAGCAGTTCCGCAACTTCTATCAGCAAGATCCGGCCAACTGGCGATAA
- a CDS encoding DUF4203 domain-containing protein gives MAILNAILGAILLFFGRKLYWLFVGIAGFLIGMQLTEMFLAEQTAVIRLAVALVAGLIGALLAVVAQRVAFALGGFYAGGYLALSFGPPLIPNSPPIVWLLIGGIIGAILAAALMDWAIIALSSLVGAGAIVGAFVVAPAIEVVLFLVLFAMGFAFQARQLTPVVVDDTE, from the coding sequence ATGGCGATACTCAACGCGATCCTGGGGGCTATCCTGCTATTTTTCGGCCGAAAGTTATATTGGCTATTCGTCGGAATTGCTGGCTTCTTAATCGGCATGCAACTGACAGAGATGTTTCTGGCTGAGCAAACAGCGGTGATTCGCTTGGCGGTAGCACTTGTGGCGGGATTGATTGGTGCACTCCTGGCGGTCGTCGCTCAACGTGTCGCGTTCGCTCTCGGAGGATTTTACGCTGGCGGCTACCTCGCACTTTCATTCGGACCGCCGCTAATACCCAATAGCCCACCAATCGTGTGGTTGTTGATCGGAGGCATTATCGGGGCGATACTCGCAGCCGCATTAATGGACTGGGCGATTATCGCGTTATCGAGCTTGGTAGGTGCCGGAGCGATCGTCGGCGCGTTTGTCGTTGCTCCGGCTATTGAGGTCGTTCTGTTCCTGGTATTGTTTGCCATGGGCTTTGCTTTCCAGGCCCGACAGTTGACGCCGGTGGTTGTGGACGACACGGAATAG